The window CGGGTGCCATTAGTGGAATTGACGCTTGCATTGCCGGCATATGGAATGCCGTTGCTATTGAACGAAGGATTAACACAAGTAGGACCAACTGTATACTTGGTTCAAAAAAATACATCGATACAAATAAAGCAAAAGTTACACTTGCAACTGTCAGATCCGAAAGAATCATCATCATTTTTCGTGAATAACGATCTGTAATTGTACCTGCAACAGGACCCAACAGGGCTTGAGGTAAAAATCCAGCCAAACCAGCCAAAGTTAGTACTAGCGGTGAACCTCCTGTAGTATCCGTTAGCCACCAAATTATACTAAATTGCACGGCAGCACTAGTTAGCAGTGAAAAGAACTGCCCCGTATAAATAGCAAAGAATTTACGTTTCCATTTATTTTTCATTATAATCGATACCCCCTGTAATAGTTCTTACGTATCGATTATGAACCGATACGAGCCATCAAAACTGCAGCTCGTATCAATAAAAAAGCAACATACCCATTTAAAAACCTCCTTCTATAACAATAAAAGATCACAAACGGTCAGTTTGTGATCTAAGTAAAAGGAAAATCCTATCTAATTGAATGATTATGAAGATATCTGTCTCTAAATCGTCCTATCGTAATGTAAAATCGAAAGTACACAAATAAAGAAAGGCAGTTCAATTCCCTTTCTTCAAATCACATAATTATTTTTCAAATGATGAATATTGAAAATGGACAGACTTATCCCTTTTACTCTGCATGCACATACAGAGCCTTTAACCGTATTCAGTTACTGGTTTAAAGATGGGAAACGAAGTCTCATTGAGTGCGTCATTTTCAATAGTCCTCCTAACGATCAAATTGTCATTTCCATCATACAAGGGCTTTTTGAAAAAGTCAAAGGTGATTTATTTGAATGCTTCCTTTGTAGTCTATGTTTACAAATTAGCTCCACAACGTTGGATTCTTTCATCTTTACTTTTTCGCTGTAACATTATATAAATCATAATCGCCAAGCATGGGTTGATCCTCATTTCCAAGATTCAATGCACGGTGTAGAAATACAGCGTAATGAGTCCGAGTAAACTAACTTTTCAGCTCTCCTATCAAATTCCCCAGCTGGGCCTCCGCTGTTGAATTGAA is drawn from Sporosarcina sp. FSL W7-1349 and contains these coding sequences:
- a CDS encoding erythromycin resistance leader peptide, which translates into the protein MTHSMRLRFPSLNQ